Proteins encoded in a region of the Mariprofundus ferrinatatus genome:
- a CDS encoding deoxyhypusine synthase family protein, translating to MTVKPLSFAKMKPVPIAKRKVESDGMDFAAPYRAGSGFESFLCSLPNLGCAADLFRLRDAIVTAHRHKKQVILACGGHVLESGLGPLICRLIEQRIITGLALTGAALEQDVEIAILGHTVAPSERELNDGRYCLTEETGCLINDAINYGTTENWGIGKSVGKRLLESEFEHLEYSVIATAERYGTPVSVHPAIGADAFGMHPASHGESLGASSFRDFRLLAGMLAECSSGVIVNIASSVVMPRVLLQALDAARNVGKSVGNVTTAIIDPAASSSAITDVIERLTRPDGEGYWLTGPDEIIVPLLFASVLEALGDEVG from the coding sequence ATGACCGTAAAACCGCTCTCGTTCGCCAAAATGAAACCCGTACCCATTGCCAAACGCAAAGTGGAGAGTGACGGCATGGATTTTGCCGCCCCATACCGTGCCGGGAGCGGATTTGAGAGCTTCCTGTGCAGCCTGCCGAATCTGGGCTGTGCTGCAGACCTGTTTCGGCTTCGTGATGCCATTGTAACCGCACACAGACACAAGAAGCAGGTGATCCTGGCTTGTGGCGGCCATGTGCTTGAATCCGGATTGGGGCCACTGATCTGCCGACTCATTGAGCAGCGCATCATCACTGGCCTTGCCCTTACCGGTGCGGCACTGGAGCAGGATGTCGAGATTGCCATACTCGGCCACACGGTTGCCCCGAGCGAACGCGAGCTCAATGATGGCCGTTACTGCCTGACCGAAGAGACCGGTTGCCTGATCAATGATGCCATCAACTACGGCACCACTGAGAACTGGGGAATTGGGAAAAGTGTCGGCAAACGGCTTCTCGAATCAGAGTTCGAACACCTTGAATACTCGGTGATTGCAACAGCTGAACGTTACGGTACCCCAGTCTCTGTTCACCCTGCGATTGGTGCCGATGCGTTCGGCATGCACCCTGCCTCGCATGGTGAATCGCTTGGCGCCTCGAGCTTCAGAGACTTCCGGCTGCTTGCCGGCATGCTTGCCGAATGCAGCAGCGGTGTAATCGTCAACATTGCCTCGAGCGTCGTCATGCCTCGTGTGCTGCTGCAGGCTCTCGATGCCGCCCGCAACGTCGGTAAAAGCGTTGGGAATGTAACCACAGCGATCATTGACCCGGCAGCCAGTTCATCCGCCATTACTGATGTCATTGAACGGCTGACCCGTCCCGATGGCGAGGGTTATTGGCTGACCGGACCTGATGAAATCATTGTACCCCTGCTCTTCGCCTCGGTGCTGGAAGCACTTGGTGATGAAGTCGGGTGA
- a CDS encoding YraN family protein codes for MSTAQGRCGEDAAARYLARRGYKILDRNVRIGRGELDIVAGSESLLLFVEVKAHKTRESGLLAVDEDKCTRLYSAAEAWLVRHPQYSGLQCRFDLMIVTPRIGLPGWVPPHIEHMKDIIN; via the coding sequence ATGAGCACAGCGCAGGGGCGATGTGGAGAAGATGCTGCGGCCCGCTATCTGGCCCGTCGCGGATACAAGATACTGGATCGCAACGTGCGCATCGGACGCGGCGAGCTCGACATTGTTGCAGGCTCAGAATCCCTGCTGCTGTTTGTAGAGGTAAAGGCGCACAAAACAAGAGAGTCAGGACTACTCGCGGTGGATGAGGACAAGTGCACACGCCTCTACTCTGCGGCTGAAGCCTGGCTGGTCCGGCATCCGCAATATTCCGGTTTGCAATGCCGCTTTGATTTAATGATCGTCACCCCTAGGATAGGCTTACCCGGCTGGGTGCCGCCACACATCGAGCACATGAAGGATATCATTAACTGA
- a CDS encoding D-sedoheptulose-7-phosphate isomerase: MKPELINQAMTDGIALRRQCTETLTEVLLEAAGAVVDCLKSGGKILACGNGGSAADAQHFAAELVNRFEINRKGLPAVALTHDASVITSIANDFSFDRVFSRQVEALGKSGDLLLAISTSGTSNNITAAADAAAAIGMKTIALTGRDGGDLGRSSSVNVHINIPHSATPRIQEMHITCLHILCSLVDDHMFGEKP, translated from the coding sequence ATGAAACCAGAACTGATTAACCAGGCCATGACAGATGGCATCGCACTACGCAGGCAGTGTACGGAAACGTTGACCGAAGTACTGCTGGAAGCTGCCGGTGCGGTTGTCGATTGCCTCAAGAGCGGCGGCAAGATTCTCGCATGCGGCAATGGCGGCTCTGCAGCCGATGCCCAGCATTTCGCAGCAGAACTGGTCAACCGCTTTGAAATTAACCGGAAGGGGCTGCCGGCTGTTGCCCTGACCCATGATGCTTCGGTAATCACCAGTATTGCCAACGACTTTTCATTTGACCGTGTCTTCTCAAGGCAGGTAGAGGCGCTCGGCAAATCCGGCGACCTGCTTCTTGCCATCTCAACCAGTGGCACCTCAAACAACATTACAGCCGCAGCTGATGCCGCAGCCGCTATAGGCATGAAGACCATTGCCCTGACCGGGCGCGATGGCGGTGATCTGGGTCGCAGCAGCAGCGTAAACGTTCATATTAACATCCCGCACAGCGCCACACCACGAATCCAGGAGATGCATATCACCTGCCTTCACATTCTCTGCTCCCTCGTTGATGACCATATGTTCGGAGAAAAACCATGA